Below is a window of bacterium DNA.
CCCATTGCGGACATGCTGACGCGCATCCGCAACGCCACCCAGGCCGGGCACCGCAAAGTCGAGGTGCCGGCGTCGAACATGAAGAAGGCCGTGGCCGCCGTGCTCAAGGAGCAGGGCTACATCGCGGACTTCGTCGCGGTCGACGAGGGCCCCCAGGGCGTGGTGCGGATCTCGCTGAAGTACTTCGAGCGCGCCGGCAAACGCACCGGCGTCATCGAGGGCATTCGCCGGGTGAGCAAGCCCGGTCGGCGGA
It encodes the following:
- the rpsH gene encoding 30S ribosomal protein S8, which produces MNMTDPIADMLTRIRNATQAGHRKVEVPASNMKKAVAAVLKEQGYIADFVAVDEGPQGVVRISLKYFERAGKRTGVIEGIRRVSKPGRRIYADKTAIPKVRGGYGIAIVSTNQGIMTDHQCRRHGVGGEILCEVW